Proteins co-encoded in one Spirosoma endbachense genomic window:
- a CDS encoding NUDIX hydrolase produces MNSISDKNYIQQVSIDCVIFGYQNRQLKVLVPKLAYKGDFWGLPGGFIHQDEDIDAAAKRILYDRTGITDVFLEQFQVMGKANRSSRTFLDRLVELNADNPLLLFDRELRQKDYDWYTRRFITIGYYALVDISKVIPHKTNLDESIEWYPVKQVPKMIMDYNEMVKEALKTLRLTLDQKLSAFNLLPDTFTMQEVQDLYEAIFNKRFAQNNFPKKILRLNVLERLEKKYTGAANKAPYLYRFNKEHYNQLSSEEALLADY; encoded by the coding sequence ATGAATTCAATTAGTGATAAGAACTATATCCAGCAGGTTTCGATTGACTGCGTCATTTTTGGTTATCAGAATCGGCAGCTAAAGGTATTAGTGCCTAAACTCGCCTATAAAGGTGATTTTTGGGGGCTTCCCGGTGGTTTTATTCATCAGGACGAAGACATAGATGCGGCAGCCAAGCGTATACTCTACGACCGTACGGGCATCACCGATGTGTTTCTGGAGCAATTTCAGGTCATGGGTAAGGCCAATCGAAGCAGTCGTACTTTTCTGGACCGGCTTGTTGAGCTGAATGCCGACAATCCGCTCTTGCTATTTGATAGGGAGTTGCGCCAAAAGGACTATGACTGGTATACCCGACGGTTTATAACCATTGGATATTACGCTTTGGTGGACATCAGTAAAGTCATTCCGCATAAAACGAATCTCGATGAGTCCATAGAATGGTATCCTGTCAAGCAAGTACCAAAGATGATCATGGATTATAACGAGATGGTTAAAGAAGCGCTGAAAACGCTTCGACTTACCCTTGACCAAAAGCTCAGTGCCTTTAACCTGCTTCCCGACACCTTCACGATGCAGGAAGTGCAGGACCTCTACGAAGCCATTTTCAACAAACGCTTTGCGCAAAACAACTTTCCCAAGAAAATTCTGCGCCTGAACGTATTGGAACGGCTGGAGAAAAAGTACACCGGTGCCGCCAACAAAGCCCCTTATTTATACCGCTTCAATAAAGAGCATTACAATCAGCTATCCTCTGAGGAAGCTTTACTGGCTGATTACTAG
- a CDS encoding ThuA domain-containing protein yields MQAKRLSVNFLMAMLWLLLQVTFAQTPKTNVLVFSKTVEFRHESIETGKKALAKMASEKSFGVVFTEDAGQFNESSLKKYNTVVFLNTTGDVLNSDQQVAFERYIQAGGGYVGVHAATDTEYGWPWYGKLAGAYFLDHPTPDNVQKGKFIVAMKNQWSTKGMPDSFERAEEIYNFKDISPKINVVLTVDETSYRGGKNSNFHPISWYQEYDGGRSFYTAMGHTNEAFTDPLFLGHLWAGIRYTTGGDAPQPPDYSKARPEENRFSKVILAEKLDEPMELSVLNDGRVLFIQRKGDVKLYNTKTNQLKTIATIPVSLNYVSKEGKESTAEDGLLGLNKDPNFAQNHWIYLYYSPAGSEPKNVLARFELKGDELVLASKKILLEIATQREECCHTGGSIAWDKAGNLYLSTGDNTNPHASNGYSPSDEGVGRSAWDAQKSSANTADLRGKIIRIKPQPDGTYTIPDGNLFPKGTPQTRPEIYTMGHRNPFRISIDQKTGYVYWGEVGPDASKPDSTRGPAGQDEVGQARTAGNFGWPHFVGDNKAYTKFDFGAGKAGAKWDANKPTNTSPNNTGLTELPLAQKAFTWYPYSTSTEFPLVGSGGRNAMAGPVYYADEVKNTPHAFPAYYNGKLLIYDWMRGWIMAVTMDKLGNYQSMERFMPSYTFSNPMDMEFAADGDLYMLEYGSGWFTQNDDARLIRIEYNPGNRKPNVQMTANKLGGSAPLNLKLSAKGTTDTDGDPLTYSWQITSRTGGSRRSAGYVGGGKTGFVKVAKTSDVSLTLAKKGLYKATLTVNDGKGGISSQSMDITVGNEAPLLTVNMPSGNNSFYIPNKPFHYTVNVTDKEDGILGKGIDPERVAVTINYLSEGYDKVAVAQGHRSADVGALLSAGGKLTEASDCKACHSLNKKSIGPSYLEVASKYKDDKTALERLTKKVIAGGSGVWGETAMAAHPQLSTADAAQMVNYILSVSSEAATKTTLPVKGTYVANLPAGDKGKGVYILRAAYVDKGADGLPTQKVEQTLVLRNTSVDTHGFDDYKDVRKVAGGGANLLIASKSGSYIVLRQIDLHAISELRLRAMAPKAQINTIGGKVELRLDSPTGKLIGESQILEAGASLTQLHVPVQLPDRSDQAPHDAYVVFVNPKPEQGSLMIVMSTEFILNDPKPE; encoded by the coding sequence ATGCAAGCTAAACGATTGTCTGTCAACTTTTTAATGGCTATGTTATGGCTACTTCTACAGGTTACCTTTGCCCAGACGCCAAAGACAAATGTGTTAGTCTTTAGTAAGACGGTCGAATTCCGGCATGAGTCCATCGAAACGGGAAAAAAAGCGCTGGCAAAAATGGCTTCTGAGAAAAGCTTTGGTGTAGTTTTTACCGAAGATGCGGGCCAGTTTAACGAGTCAAGTCTGAAAAAGTACAATACGGTCGTTTTCCTCAATACAACGGGTGATGTGCTGAACTCGGACCAACAGGTTGCTTTTGAACGGTATATTCAGGCCGGTGGCGGCTATGTGGGCGTACACGCGGCAACGGATACCGAGTACGGTTGGCCCTGGTACGGGAAGTTGGCGGGCGCGTATTTTCTGGATCACCCCACGCCCGATAACGTGCAGAAAGGGAAGTTTATCGTGGCCATGAAGAATCAATGGTCTACCAAAGGCATGCCCGATTCCTTTGAACGGGCCGAGGAGATCTATAATTTTAAAGACATTTCGCCAAAAATCAATGTTGTACTCACTGTCGACGAGACGAGTTACCGAGGGGGGAAAAACTCGAATTTTCATCCCATAAGCTGGTATCAGGAATACGACGGGGGGCGCTCATTCTACACGGCGATGGGTCATACGAACGAAGCCTTTACTGACCCGCTGTTTCTGGGTCATCTTTGGGCGGGCATTCGCTATACGACTGGTGGAGATGCACCCCAACCACCCGATTATTCGAAGGCTCGGCCCGAAGAGAACCGTTTTAGTAAAGTTATTTTAGCTGAAAAGCTGGACGAACCGATGGAACTGAGCGTACTGAATGATGGTAGAGTTCTATTCATTCAGCGGAAAGGGGACGTAAAGCTGTACAATACCAAAACCAACCAGCTTAAAACCATTGCTACAATTCCAGTCAGCTTAAACTATGTCAGTAAAGAAGGAAAGGAATCTACAGCCGAAGATGGGCTCTTAGGCCTCAATAAAGATCCAAACTTCGCTCAAAACCATTGGATTTATCTTTATTACTCACCGGCTGGCTCTGAACCCAAGAACGTATTGGCCCGATTTGAACTAAAGGGTGATGAGTTGGTCCTGGCGTCGAAGAAGATTCTCTTGGAAATAGCGACCCAGCGCGAAGAGTGCTGCCACACGGGCGGTTCAATTGCCTGGGACAAAGCCGGTAATCTGTACTTATCAACGGGTGACAACACCAATCCGCATGCCTCCAATGGGTATAGCCCAAGCGATGAGGGTGTAGGTCGAAGTGCCTGGGATGCCCAAAAATCATCGGCGAATACGGCTGACTTACGCGGTAAAATCATCCGCATTAAACCACAGCCCGATGGGACCTATACGATTCCTGACGGAAATCTCTTTCCAAAGGGTACGCCCCAAACACGCCCCGAAATATATACCATGGGCCACCGTAACCCCTTCCGCATTTCGATTGACCAGAAAACAGGTTACGTATACTGGGGAGAGGTAGGTCCTGACGCATCCAAACCAGATTCGACCCGAGGCCCTGCTGGTCAGGACGAAGTCGGACAAGCCCGAACAGCTGGCAACTTCGGTTGGCCCCATTTTGTCGGGGATAATAAAGCCTATACAAAATTCGATTTTGGGGCTGGTAAAGCCGGAGCTAAATGGGATGCCAACAAGCCAACGAATACGTCACCTAATAATACGGGTTTGACGGAGCTTCCTCTGGCTCAAAAAGCCTTTACCTGGTATCCGTACAGTACTTCTACCGAATTTCCACTGGTGGGAAGTGGGGGCAGGAATGCCATGGCTGGGCCTGTCTATTACGCCGATGAAGTCAAAAACACACCTCATGCTTTTCCTGCCTATTACAATGGAAAACTCCTGATTTACGATTGGATGCGGGGCTGGATTATGGCCGTAACGATGGATAAGCTTGGAAATTACCAGTCCATGGAGCGGTTCATGCCCAGTTATACCTTTTCCAACCCAATGGATATGGAATTTGCCGCTGACGGGGATCTGTACATGCTTGAATACGGATCAGGCTGGTTTACCCAAAACGATGATGCGCGCCTGATTCGGATTGAATACAACCCAGGCAATCGGAAGCCAAACGTACAGATGACGGCAAATAAACTGGGTGGGTCGGCTCCGCTGAATCTAAAACTCAGCGCCAAAGGAACCACTGATACGGACGGTGATCCGCTAACCTATTCCTGGCAAATTACTTCCCGGACTGGAGGGTCCAGGCGGTCAGCCGGTTATGTTGGAGGAGGCAAAACCGGCTTTGTTAAAGTAGCCAAAACATCCGATGTAAGCCTGACCCTTGCTAAAAAAGGCTTATACAAAGCCACGCTGACCGTCAACGACGGTAAGGGCGGCATTTCATCCCAATCGATGGATATTACTGTGGGGAACGAAGCTCCCCTACTGACCGTCAATATGCCCAGTGGCAATAATTCATTTTATATTCCCAACAAACCGTTCCACTATACTGTCAACGTAACGGATAAAGAAGATGGAATACTGGGTAAGGGTATCGACCCCGAACGGGTGGCCGTCACTATCAATTACTTATCCGAAGGATATGACAAAGTGGCCGTTGCACAGGGCCATCGTTCGGCGGATGTCGGCGCATTGTTGTCTGCTGGCGGAAAACTCACCGAAGCCAGTGACTGTAAAGCGTGTCACAGCCTGAATAAAAAGTCGATTGGGCCTTCCTACTTGGAGGTAGCGTCAAAGTACAAAGATGATAAAACTGCTTTGGAGCGGTTGACGAAGAAAGTTATTGCGGGGGGGAGTGGTGTCTGGGGCGAAACCGCTATGGCCGCTCACCCACAACTGTCAACCGCCGACGCAGCCCAGATGGTCAACTACATCCTCAGTGTATCGAGTGAAGCAGCTACCAAAACTACGCTCCCCGTGAAAGGTACTTATGTAGCCAATCTGCCTGCTGGTGACAAGGGTAAAGGAGTATATATCTTGCGGGCCGCCTATGTAGACAAAGGAGCCGATGGCCTGCCTACTCAAAAAGTGGAACAGACACTCGTGCTGAGAAACACCAGCGTTGATACGCACGGTTTTGATGACTATAAGGATGTTAGAAAAGTAGCTGGGGGCGGGGCCAACCTGCTTATCGCTTCTAAATCTGGTTCCTATATAGTTCTCCGACAGATCGATTTGCATGCCATTTCTGAATTGCGGCTTCGGGCTATGGCACCAAAAGCGCAAATCAACACCATTGGTGGAAAAGTGGAACTTCGCCTGGACAGTCCAACGGGTAAGCTGATCGGCGAATCTCAGATACTGGAAGCGGGTGCCAGTTTAACCCAGCTTCACGTTCCGGTCCAATTGCCGGACCGTTCCGACCAGGCCCCTCATGATGCCTATGTGGTATTCGTTAATCCTAAGCCGGAACAAGGTTCATTAATGATTGTGATGAGCACTGAATTTATCCTGAACGATCCTAAACCGGAATAG
- a CDS encoding recombinase family protein: MKLGYARVSTQDQNLALQLDALDAAGCSKIFQEKASGSKTERPELNRLLEIIREGDTLMIWKLDLLGRSLNHLIEIVTQLEGQHVGLVSLNDPIDTTTAQGRLVFRIFASLAEFEREVIRERTLAGLASARRRGQLLGRRKGLSKAGEQKARLGESLYKEAKYPVEQIARELHISKTTLYKYLRLRGVEIGASVEIPIATS; this comes from the coding sequence ATGAAGTTAGGTTACGCCCGCGTCTCTACGCAAGATCAAAACCTGGCGCTTCAGCTAGATGCCCTTGATGCAGCCGGCTGCTCGAAAATCTTTCAGGAGAAAGCCAGTGGGTCCAAAACCGAACGGCCTGAATTAAACAGGCTACTCGAAATCATCCGGGAGGGGGATACTTTGATGATTTGGAAGCTGGATCTACTGGGCCGATCCCTAAATCACTTGATCGAGATTGTCACTCAGCTCGAAGGCCAACACGTTGGGTTAGTCAGTTTGAACGACCCGATCGACACCACTACAGCGCAAGGTCGGCTCGTTTTTCGTATTTTTGCCAGTCTAGCTGAGTTTGAGAGGGAAGTCATTCGGGAAAGGACTTTGGCAGGTTTGGCCTCCGCCCGTCGACGGGGTCAACTCTTAGGCCGTCGCAAAGGGCTATCCAAAGCCGGTGAGCAGAAAGCCCGCCTTGGTGAAAGTCTCTACAAAGAAGCCAAGTACCCGGTTGAACAAATCGCCCGCGAGTTACACATCTCCAAAACCACCCTGTATAAGTATCTCCGTCTACGCGGGGTCGAAATTGGCGCTTCAGTTGAAATCCCAATTGCCACATCGTAG
- the uidA gene encoding beta-glucuronidase, translated as MISRYLLVLLALFGWSPGLAQSFANADPAHIALFPHQNEFRNTLSLSGMWQFKKDSMEVGEKEGWQNGLTATRSIAVPGSWNEQFTDSRDYLGMVWYQKETYVPSSWKGQRIFIRLGSATYAAKLWINGKPVGQHEGGNLPFAFDISSAVNWGAPNRITVQLENMLKPSRVPTGNVPGSPFTNYPKSNYDFFPFAGLHRDVWLYSVPAVTVIKDITVKTTFTGTTGSVEISVLTEGKASRGTILITGNGKKYEAPIRFTGNAATTTLSIPDVRLWSPEDPYLYQVDVNIGDTKTTLDHYTLETGVRTISANDKQLLLNGKPIFLKGFGKHEDFPIFGRGTANPVIVKDYSLMKWVGANSFRTSHYPYDEEYMRLADREGFLVIDEIPAVGLYFHGDTTDLAARQAMCKQYINELITRDKNHPSVIMWCVANEPFPKEVTLAGSSADRSATPKSIDLFKELFALVKQKDNTRLATLVGAMGGPLEWVGLGDVMCINRYYGWYSHAGDMAGAARILGLEADALHKRYNKPIIYTEFGADTYPGMHADDPEMFTEEFQANFLKMYLDFAQSRDYITGMHVWAFSDFKTGQGIIRFGGMNYKGVFTRDRKPKAAAHYLRSRWTK; from the coding sequence ATGATCTCAAGATACCTACTTGTACTGCTCGCCCTCTTTGGTTGGAGCCCGGGACTGGCTCAGTCGTTTGCTAACGCCGATCCGGCACATATTGCCCTATTTCCCCATCAGAATGAGTTTCGAAATACGTTGAGCCTGTCGGGCATGTGGCAGTTCAAAAAAGACTCGATGGAGGTGGGCGAAAAAGAAGGCTGGCAGAATGGCCTGACGGCTACTCGCTCCATTGCCGTACCAGGTAGTTGGAATGAGCAATTTACCGACAGCCGAGATTACCTAGGTATGGTTTGGTATCAGAAAGAAACCTACGTACCTAGTAGCTGGAAAGGGCAGCGTATCTTTATTCGTTTGGGCTCAGCTACCTATGCCGCTAAACTGTGGATTAACGGTAAGCCGGTCGGCCAGCACGAAGGAGGCAATCTGCCGTTTGCCTTTGACATTAGTTCTGCCGTAAACTGGGGAGCCCCTAACCGCATTACGGTTCAGCTTGAGAATATGCTTAAACCCTCCCGGGTACCAACGGGTAACGTACCCGGGAGTCCCTTTACGAACTATCCCAAATCAAACTATGACTTCTTTCCGTTCGCCGGTTTGCATCGCGATGTGTGGTTGTATTCAGTGCCTGCCGTAACGGTCATTAAAGACATCACGGTTAAAACTACCTTTACGGGTACGACTGGCAGTGTGGAGATCAGCGTATTGACCGAAGGCAAAGCCAGCCGGGGTACAATTCTCATTACCGGAAATGGGAAGAAATACGAAGCGCCGATCCGCTTTACTGGCAATGCCGCTACGACAACCCTTTCTATTCCTGATGTTCGGCTCTGGTCACCCGAAGACCCCTATTTGTATCAGGTTGACGTAAACATTGGCGATACCAAAACAACACTCGATCACTATACGCTTGAAACGGGCGTACGTACGATCAGTGCCAACGACAAGCAGTTGCTGCTCAACGGGAAACCCATCTTCCTGAAGGGCTTTGGTAAGCACGAAGATTTCCCGATTTTTGGCCGGGGTACAGCCAATCCGGTTATCGTCAAGGATTATTCGCTCATGAAATGGGTGGGTGCCAATTCATTCCGTACGTCGCATTATCCTTACGACGAGGAGTATATGCGCCTGGCGGATCGGGAAGGGTTTCTGGTTATCGACGAAATTCCGGCGGTGGGGCTTTATTTCCATGGCGATACGACCGATCTGGCCGCCCGGCAGGCGATGTGCAAACAGTACATTAACGAACTGATAACCCGCGACAAAAACCACCCTTCGGTCATTATGTGGTGCGTAGCCAACGAACCGTTCCCAAAGGAGGTAACCTTGGCTGGCAGTTCGGCTGACCGCTCGGCTACCCCGAAAAGCATTGACCTCTTTAAAGAGCTTTTCGCATTAGTCAAACAGAAAGATAACACCCGGCTGGCTACACTGGTAGGAGCAATGGGAGGACCCCTGGAATGGGTAGGATTGGGCGACGTCATGTGTATCAACCGCTATTATGGATGGTATTCCCACGCAGGCGATATGGCGGGGGCCGCTCGTATCCTAGGGCTGGAGGCTGACGCCCTGCACAAACGCTATAACAAGCCTATAATTTATACGGAGTTTGGAGCCGATACCTACCCGGGTATGCACGCGGATGACCCCGAGATGTTCACCGAGGAGTTCCAGGCCAACTTTTTGAAGATGTACCTCGACTTCGCCCAGTCGCGCGATTACATTACGGGTATGCACGTATGGGCCTTCTCGGATTTCAAAACCGGACAGGGGATCATCCGATTTGGCGGCATGAATTACAAAGGAGTATTCACCCGTGACCGCAAACCAAAGGCGGCAGCCCACTACTTACGGTCACGTTGGACTAAATGA
- a CDS encoding PDDEXK nuclease domain-containing protein, with translation MNPIVPTSDPLLNDLRSLIAQSRQQIASVINAEITRLYWAIGKRIHEDILNQGRAEYGKQTIRRLSEQLITEFGRGFSVANLTNAVELARLYPDAQILQTLSEQFTWSHFVTFVTIKDELKRDFYMQMARLERWSVRTLQKKIDGMLYERTAISRLPEETIRQELAQLREDNQLSPDLVFRDPYVLDFLGLENNYSEQELEDAILSELQKFIIELGSDFAFMARQKRIVIDGEDHRIDLLFYHRRLRRLVAIDLKLGRFKAAYKGQMELYLGWLKQYEMLESEASPIGLILCAEKTREHIELMQLDKGDIRVAEYLTHQLPTTVLEQKLHLAIEQARLRLDFPKDEE, from the coding sequence ATGAATCCTATAGTACCTACCTCTGATCCGCTGCTTAATGATTTACGTAGTCTCATTGCTCAGTCACGTCAACAAATAGCCTCGGTTATTAATGCTGAAATCACCCGGTTGTATTGGGCTATTGGGAAACGAATCCATGAGGACATATTAAATCAGGGTCGAGCGGAATATGGTAAGCAAACGATCCGTCGACTCAGTGAGCAGTTGATCACTGAATTCGGCCGAGGATTTAGCGTCGCTAATTTGACCAATGCCGTTGAATTAGCCCGATTATATCCCGATGCGCAGATTCTTCAGACACTGTCTGAACAATTCACTTGGTCCCATTTTGTCACGTTTGTTACCATCAAAGATGAGTTGAAACGAGACTTTTATATGCAGATGGCGCGGTTGGAGCGCTGGAGTGTACGGACGCTCCAGAAGAAGATAGATGGTATGCTGTATGAACGTACGGCGATTTCACGGTTACCTGAAGAAACGATCAGACAAGAATTAGCCCAATTGCGGGAAGATAATCAACTCTCACCCGACTTAGTTTTTCGAGATCCCTATGTACTGGACTTTTTAGGACTAGAGAATAACTACTCTGAACAGGAGCTGGAAGATGCAATCTTGTCAGAACTTCAGAAATTTATAATCGAGTTGGGAAGCGACTTTGCCTTTATGGCCAGGCAGAAGCGCATTGTCATCGACGGAGAAGATCACCGAATTGACTTATTGTTCTATCATCGTCGATTGCGTAGACTCGTAGCTATCGACCTGAAGTTAGGTCGCTTCAAAGCTGCGTATAAGGGACAAATGGAGCTTTATTTAGGGTGGTTAAAACAGTATGAAATGCTTGAAAGTGAGGCCTCTCCGATTGGCCTAATTTTGTGCGCTGAGAAAACACGGGAGCACATTGAACTGATGCAATTGGACAAAGGTGATATCCGAGTTGCTGAATATTTAACTCATCAATTACCAACCACCGTATTGGAGCAAAAACTGCACTTAGCTATTGAACAAGCTCGTCTGCGATTAGACTTTCCGAAAGATGAGGAGTAG